Part of the Paludisphaera borealis genome, CAGATCGGCCCCGCGCCGACCGAGAAGCTCTTGATCGCCCTGGCCGCCGATCGCGAGCCCGAGGTCCGTTCGCGGGCCGTCGGTCTGCTCGGCTTCCACACGACCGACGCTGCCCGGCAGGCGCTCACGGCCGCGCTCGGCGATCAAGACGACTTCGTCCGCCGCCACGCCTGTGAATCCCTGATGCAGCAGCCGGCCGAGACGATCCCGGTGGCGGCTCTCTTGCCGCTGCTCGGCGACTCCGACCGGTTCCTCCGATTCGCCGCCCGGACCGCGATCGAGCACGCCGGCCCTGCACGGCATCGCGACGCGATCCTGGGCCTCGGCTTGCCCCGGGCGAGGATCGAAGGGATGCTCGCGCTGGTGCGGACGAGCCAGCTCGATGAGTCGGCTCAGGATGACCTTCTCGACCAGCAGCTCGTCCTCCTGAGAGGGCCGCTCGGCTCCGATCAGCAGCTCGACCTGCTCCGCCTGATCCAGGTGACGTACCTGCTCGGCCCTCAGAAGCGCGAGGCCGCGGCGTCGCGGGAGTTCGCTCTCCGGCTGCTCGGCCTGTACTCGGACAGCGTCGACACGCCCGTCAATCGCGAGGTCGGCCGGCTCCTGGCCTTCCTTGACGAGCCCAAGGCCGTTCAGGCCATCCTGGCCCATCAGGACAAGGTGGCCGACAGGCCGTCGCAGATTCACGACGCCTATTGCCTCCGGGCGATCAAGAGCGGCTGGGATCGCGACTCCAAGAAGCGGTTCTGGAAGTGGTTCGAGAAGGCGAGCGTCTGGGACGGCGGCTACAGCTTCCTCGGCTACCTCGACAACATGATCGCCGAGCTCGTCGCGCTTTTTGACGCCGACGAGCGCGCCGGTCTGCTGGCTGAGGGTGAGCGGTATCCGTTCCCGACACGGGTGCTGGCCCGCGAGCTGAACGTCGAGAAGGATGTTAAGGGAATCGCGCCGCTGGCCGCGCTTTACGGGCGGCTCGTCCAGAAGCAGGCGGCCGGACCTCAGGTCGACGACCTGAAGTCGATCATCATCGAGACGCTCGGTCGTAGTACAAGCCCCGAGGCGCATGCCGCCTTGCAGGCCCTGTACGGGACCGATTCGGGCCGTCACGAGCAGCTCGTCCGCGCTATCGCCGCACATCCGAAGCGCGACGACTTGCCGATCCTCACGAAGGCTCTCGGCTCGCGTGACGACAACACGCTGGCCATGGCCCTTGGCGCCCTGATCCACCTCGACGTCGCACCGGACGCCCCCGAGCCGCTGGCCAACCTGATCCGCGCGGCCCGTCGCGCGACCCCTCAGACGCAGCCGTTGGTTCGCAAGCTGGCCGCGCGCTGGACCGGCAAGCCGGCCTCGGCCGACTCGGCTCCGTTCCCGGCCGAACTCGCCGCCTGGGAAGCGGCCTACAAGACCCGTTACCCCAACGGCCCGTCGCTCGCGGCCGACGCCGAGGCCAAGACCCACAACTACGACCTGCCGCAGCTCGTCAAGAACGTGCTCCAGTCCGGCCTGATGAAGTCGGCCTCGCCCCAGCGCGGGGAGCTGGTCCTGGCGCGCATCCGTTGCCTCGACTGCCACAAGTTCGGCGACAAGGGGCAGGGGCTCGGTCCCGACCTGTCGACCGTCAACAGCCGGTTCCAGCCGGCCGACATCCTCGACTCGATCGTCGCGCCTTCGAAGGTCATCTCCGACCAGTACAAGACCGTTGTCGTCGCCACCGGCGACGGCCGCATCGTCAGCGGCATGCCGATCGTCACCGACGGCCCGAACCTGGTGCTCCTGCTGTCCGACGGCTCGAAGGTCACGATCCCCAAGAGCGAGATCGACGAGCAGAAGCCGTCGCCCACGTCGGTCATGCCCGAGGGGCTGCTCAACACCCTTGAGTATCAGGACGTCGCCGACCTGATCGCCCTGTTCGAGTCGATCCCGCGCGTCGCCGCTCCGGCGGCCGCGAAACCGTAACGAGGCTCAGCCGTGAACGCGCCGGGGATGACTCCTCGGCGCGGGCTGAGCGGCGATGTGGGGACGGGGGATGCCGCTCGGGCGGCCGTTCCCCGACGCCACATCGGCGAGCAAATCGAGCAGCCGCCGCCGGAAGACCGGCAGCGAGTAAAGCTCGGCGCGGCGGCGGGCGAGGGCCGGGTCATGAGGACGACCATCGGCCTCCCAGCCGTCGACGGCCGCGCCTAGGGCGTCGGCCGTGGGTTCCGGATACAGCCGGCCGAAGGCGTCGTCGACGGTCTCGGCCACGCCTCCACGCCTCAGCGCGATCACCGGCGCGCCGCAGGCGAGGGCCTCGACGGGCACGATCCCGAAGTCTTCCTCACCCGGGAAAATCAACGCCCGACACCGCCGGTAGTGGTCGCGGATGGATTGGTCCGACTGCCACCCCAGGAACGTCACGGTCGGTCCGGCGAGCGCTTCCAGCCGCGCCCGTTCCGGCCCCGCGCCGATGATCACGAGCCGTCGCCCCGATCGGTTGCAGGCGTCGATCGCCTGATCGACCCGCTTGTAGGGGACGAGGGCCGAGACGATGAGGTAGAAGTCTTCACGCGGCGTCGGGTCGGGGGCCGGGTCGTAGAAGTCGGTGTCGACCGGCGGCGGAATGACGTGGCTGTCGCGGTGGTAACAGCCGGCGATCCGGTCGCGGATCGTCTCGGAGATCGCCACGAAGTCGCTGACGCGCTTCGAGGTGTCGCGGTCCCAGTCGCGCAGGCGGTTGAGCAGCGACCGGGCCATCACGCGCCGGATCGGCCGGTCCGACCAGCTTTCCAGGTAGGCTTCGCGCCCCTGCCAGGCGTATCGCATCGGCGTGAAGCAATAGCAGACGTGCGGCACGCCCGGCGGCGCCTGCACCGATTTCGCGACGCAGTGGCTCAGGCTGACGACGAGGTCGACGTTTTTGAGCTTCCACCGGCCGGCCGCGGCGGGCATGAGCGGCAGCAGGTGCCGGTAGTAGCGGAACACCCCCGGCACGCCCTGAAGCGGCGACGTCCGGATCGCCATCGACTCGATGGCGGGGCTCGTCGAGCCCTTGCGGTGGATCAGCGTATAGAGCGTGGCGCGGGGGAAGGCTCGACAGAGCACTTCCAGGCATTTCTCGCCGCCGCGCATGCCGGTCAGCCAGTCGTGGACGAGGGCGACCCGCAATCCCTGAAGCGCCGGCGGGAGGTCTTCGGACGTGACCGAAGCCGAAGCCGAAGCCGTGAACTCGGAAATTCTCGCGCCGGGCGTCGCCCCGCGGCTGCTGGCGTCCATGCCGGCCTCCTCGTGTGGTGTTCGCGTCGTGTCGCGAGGCGCGACGACCCCTCCTGGGGCGCATCGCCTCGCTCGATCCAAGTTCCTCGAAAGCCCGGCCTGGTTGCGACGTGGTGTAAGCTCTAGGCGGCCGCGCTCGCGGGAAGAGACCCTCCTCCAGCGATCGGAAGGGCCGGAAAATACCCGATCCCCCCAGATTGGGCAAGACGGCAATGACGACGCCCGAGCCCGACGTGGCGACGATCGTTTGAGACGAGTACGATGGAGCCTCGATACGCGCCGCATCATCGCGGCTTCCGTCCTGGATCGATTTCTGGCGAGGAAAACCCTCTGATGTCCGCGACCGCCGCACAACCAGCGACCGCCTCGACGGCTTCTCGGCTGCTCGCCGATTTGAGGGCCGTCGTGGGACCAGAGAACATTCTGAATCATCACGACGAGCTGCTGGTCTACGAGTGCGACGGCTACGTGATCGAGAAGAAGGTTCCCGACGTGGTCGTCTTCCCGACGTCCACCGAGCACGTCGTCGCGATTGTCAAGGTCTGCAACGCGCATGACGTTCCGTTCGTTCCGCGAGGCGCGGGAACCAGCCTCGCCGGGGGGACGCTCCCGGTCGGCGGCGGGGTGATGATCTGCCTGACCCGGATGAAGCGCATCCTCGAAATCAACGCCCGCGACCGGTACGCGATCGTCGAGCCGGGCGCGGTCAACGTCTGGCTGACCCGGGCGCTGGCGGGGACCGGCGTCCATTTCGCGCCCGATCCGTCGAGCCAGACGGCCTGCACGATCGGCGGCAACGTGGCGACCAACGCCGGCGGGCCGCACACGCTCAAGTACGGCGTGACCGTCAACCACGTCCGGGGCGTCGAGATCGTCCTGCCCGACGCCTCGGTCGTCCAGATCGGCGGCGTGGCCGAGGACGATCCCGGCTACGACCTGACCGGGCTCGTGGTCGGCAGCGAGGGGACCTTCGGGATCGTCACCAAGGTGATCGTCGGCCTGACCCGCAATCCCGAAGGGGGCCGGACGCTCCTCGGCGTCTTCGACAGCGTCGAGTCGGCCACCGAGGCCGTCAGCGGGATCATCGCCGCCGGCATCGTTCCCGCCGCGCTCGAGATGCTCGACAATATTATGGTCCGGGCCGTCGAGGATGCGTTCCACTTCGGCTTCCCGGTAGAGGCCGGCGCGGTGCTCATCATGGAGGTCGACGGCGTCGAGGCCGCGATGGACCGCGAGGCCCAGGCCATCACCGAGGTCGTCCACGCCCACGGCGGGAAGGTTGACAAGGCGATCGCCTGGCGGACCCGCAAGGAGCCCGAGTACATGGCGATCTGGAAGAGCCGCAAGTCGGCCTTCGGCGCCATCGGCCGCGTCAGCCCGACGTTCTGCACCCAGGACGGCGTCGTCCCCCGGACGATGCTGCCAAACATTCTCCGATTCATGGAAGGCGTGTCGAAGCGGTACGACATCCGCATCGCCAACGTCTTTCACGCCGGCGACGGCAACATCCACCCGATCCTCATGTTCGACGAGCGCGATCCCGACCAGGTCAAACGCGTGCTCGAGGCCAGCCACGAGATCCTCGAAGAGTGCATCCGCCTGGGGGGCAGCGTCACCGGCGAGCACGGGATCGGCGTCGAGAAGATGGCCATGATGCCCAAGCTGTTCACCCCGGACGACCTCGCGGCGATGGCCGCCGTCCGCGACGCCTTCAATCCCGACGGCCGTTGCAGCCCGTCGAAGCTGCTGCCGACCGGCGGCCATTGCATCGAGCGCGCAAGCCCCGGCCGCCGGGCCTCGGCCTGAGGCCCCTCGGCCCGGACGGACCACGATTCGGCCCAAGGCTCTCGCCTCGACGCGTTTCGGAGGTATCATATGAGAGGAGTGGTCGCGGGCCTTGGCGGGCCCGGTCGCGCTTTCGTTGGGAAGGGTCGGTCGTCCGAAAGGCATGGGGAACGTGACCGAGCGAAACCGATTCTCGCGGTGGCGACGCTTGCCCCCGGTCTTTCGTTCGGGGGAGCATAAGCTGCCGGGCTACGAGGACGAGACGCAACGCCTGACCGTCTACCTGCCGGGCAGCCTCCTCGACCTCGCCGAGGAGCTGGCCGAGCTTGCGAACGTACCGACCATCCAAGAGTACTGCACGCGACTCCTGGCCCACGCCCTCGAAAACGAGCGCGTCAGCCGGCAGGTCGCCGACCTCGAAGTCCAGCGCGGGCCGCTCGAAGGGCTGAAGGAGATCGCTCAAGATCCGCAGTACCTCGCCGAATGGCGCAACCAGCTCGAATCCCGAGACCCGCGAGCCTCGGACGACCGCTCCGACGACGAGGCCGACACGTTCCCCGAGTTGACCGTCCCCATCGCCTTCCTCCCGGATCTCTCCGGCCCCGACGAGGCCGGAGAGTCGTCCTCGGAGGATCACGACGGGGAAGCGGCCGTCGAGCCGTTGACGATACGCATCGAGACGCGGCAGCGGTTCGTCGAGCCCGTCGTTTCCGAGAGGATGGTCCCCGAAGTGATCGATGGTCGAGCCCTGGACGTCGTCTGGAACCATGTCGCGCCCGGCGACGCCGACGCGCAAGGCTTCCTCCCCTGCCTGCGTCGGGGCGAACCGCCTTCGGCCGCCAGAACCGCCGAGCTGCTCGCGGCGCTTCGCCTGCTGGAGGAAGAGAACCGAAGCCTGGAAGGGCTCGACCGCCGGCTCGCCTACGCGCTGCACCGGCTGTCGCTCGAATCCCAGGTCTTGATGACGGAAGCCTGGCCCGGCGCCTTCGACGAGCCGACCATCGGCTCGATCCGCGCGGTCCAGGAGATGGTCGAGCGGATCATCTCGGGCGAAGACGTCCGCTTCTACTCGAACGCGGAGAGCCAGGCTACGGAGCGAGAGTCTTGAATCGAGACGAAGAGGCCGGATGGCCCGAGGCCCCCGGGGCCGGTCCGCTCGGCGACGGCCGCTGGGCGACCGAGACGTTGCATCCCCGGACGGTGGACGAGGTCTGCGAGGTCGTGCGCGGTCAGGCGGAAGCCGGTCGAGCCATCTATCCCCAAGGTGGGAGGACGGCACTCCACTACGGCCGTCCCCCGGGCCGACCGGGCGCGGCGATCGACGTCACGGGCTTGAACCAGGTGATCGACTACCCCCACGCCGACATGACGATCACGATCCAGGCGGGGGCGACCGTCGCGGCGTTGCGCTCGATCCTGGGCGAGCACCGCCAGCGGCTCTTGATCGACGTCCCCCAGGCCGATCGGGCCACGCTCGGGGGCGTCTACGCGACCAACGCCAGCGGGCCGCGACGCTTCGGTCTGGGGCGTCCGCGCGACCAGATCATCGGCGTCTCGTTCGTGACCTCCGAAGGGGTCGCGGTCAAAGGGGGCGGCCGCGTCGTCAAGAACGTCGCCGGCTACGACTTCCCGAAGCTCCTGACCGGCTCGATGGGGACGCTCGGGGTCATCACCCAATTGACCCTCAAAGTCCGGCCGCTCCCTGAAGCCTCGGCCCTCGTCTGGCTACGCGTCCCGGACGTCGGCCGGATCGACGCGCTGCTCGCGGCTTTCGACACGTCGGCGACCCGGCCCGTCGCGATCGAGCTGCTCAATCCGGCCGCCTCGCGAATCATTGGCGGAGCGGCGGGCGCCGCGGCCGACTCGTGGGTCCTGGCCGTCGGCCTGGAGGACGGCGTCGATTCCGTCAACTGGCAGATCGACCGCCTCGGAACGGACTTCGGGGGACTCGATTTCGAGGTTTTCCGGGACGCCGGGTCGGAGTCTCTCTGGTCGGCTCTGATCGAGTTCCAGGCCGGTGAGCCGGGGCCGATCGGCTGCGTCGCCAACCTGAGACCTTCGCGAGTCGCCGCGTTCGTCGGCGATCTCGACCCCGAACGATGGGCCGTCCAGGCGCACGCCGGCAACGGCGTCGTCCGGATGCAGGCGATCGGGGAATGCACCGAGGATCAGGCCGCTCGCGAGATCGACGCGCGCCGGGCCGCGGCCGTCCGCGACGGCGGCAACCTGATCGTCGCCCGTTGTCCGACCGCTTGGAAAGACCGCCTGCGCGTCTGGGGCGAGCCTCGGGCCGACTGGGCGCTGGCCCGGC contains:
- a CDS encoding HEAT repeat domain-containing protein; this translates as MVPDDVRHLPSLAIRGARRSRGWRIATLLGLLLAVSVRVDAQEGATPPHWIWHPAADGSKSFPAETRYFRKVFHVKEPSRLALDVTADNAFTLYLDGKPVAEGENWETSVRVETKIETGSHVLAASAKNTDAEKGAAGFLVGGGVLPLGQGVPIHTNSSWKTSAAVPAGDGWKQVAFDDSAWVAPVDLGQLGVAPWGKLTVGLGDPAERFTTPEGFKVETAGTPQVTGSVVAFTFDNNGAPCVSIERGPIARLIDDDHDGRYDRRVTITPKMNNCQGLYFHKDLLYAVGDGPEGAGIYRLADKDRDGVFEQTELIRGSEGGMGEHGPHSIYLGPDGKLYFTSGNHTHLKPPIDPASPMNVLYEGELLPHYGDPRGHAVGIKAPGGEISRSDDSGKTWKRVVGGFRNEYDSAFNSQGELFTFDSDMEWDIGLPWYRPVRVNHCPIGADLGWRTGSADWPEYYFDSLPATVDLGRGSPTGVTFYNASRFPEAYRDQFLICDWSQGRILAIKLDRDGASYRGKATELVTGQPLNCTDIETGPDGNVYFSTGGRATQGGFFRLKPTRAVEPATTQGDFLVTALDIDSPLSSFSQHTLEKLHAAHPGEWGRRLNEVAGNGSGAHGVRHRVRALEIMSQIGPAPTEKLLIALAADREPEVRSRAVGLLGFHTTDAARQALTAALGDQDDFVRRHACESLMQQPAETIPVAALLPLLGDSDRFLRFAARTAIEHAGPARHRDAILGLGLPRARIEGMLALVRTSQLDESAQDDLLDQQLVLLRGPLGSDQQLDLLRLIQVTYLLGPQKREAAASREFALRLLGLYSDSVDTPVNREVGRLLAFLDEPKAVQAILAHQDKVADRPSQIHDAYCLRAIKSGWDRDSKKRFWKWFEKASVWDGGYSFLGYLDNMIAELVALFDADERAGLLAEGERYPFPTRVLARELNVEKDVKGIAPLAALYGRLVQKQAAGPQVDDLKSIIIETLGRSTSPEAHAALQALYGTDSGRHEQLVRAIAAHPKRDDLPILTKALGSRDDNTLAMALGALIHLDVAPDAPEPLANLIRAARRATPQTQPLVRKLAARWTGKPASADSAPFPAELAAWEAAYKTRYPNGPSLAADAEAKTHNYDLPQLVKNVLQSGLMKSASPQRGELVLARIRCLDCHKFGDKGQGLGPDLSTVNSRFQPADILDSIVAPSKVISDQYKTVVVATGDGRIVSGMPIVTDGPNLVLLLSDGSKVTIPKSEIDEQKPSPTSVMPEGLLNTLEYQDVADLIALFESIPRVAAPAAAKP
- a CDS encoding glycosyltransferase; protein product: MDASSRGATPGARISEFTASASASVTSEDLPPALQGLRVALVHDWLTGMRGGEKCLEVLCRAFPRATLYTLIHRKGSTSPAIESMAIRTSPLQGVPGVFRYYRHLLPLMPAAAGRWKLKNVDLVVSLSHCVAKSVQAPPGVPHVCYCFTPMRYAWQGREAYLESWSDRPIRRVMARSLLNRLRDWDRDTSKRVSDFVAISETIRDRIAGCYHRDSHVIPPPVDTDFYDPAPDPTPREDFYLIVSALVPYKRVDQAIDACNRSGRRLVIIGAGPERARLEALAGPTVTFLGWQSDQSIRDHYRRCRALIFPGEEDFGIVPVEALACGAPVIALRRGGVAETVDDAFGRLYPEPTADALGAAVDGWEADGRPHDPALARRRAELYSLPVFRRRLLDLLADVASGNGRPSGIPRPHIAAQPAPRSHPRRVHG
- a CDS encoding FAD-linked oxidase C-terminal domain-containing protein, which gives rise to MSATAAQPATASTASRLLADLRAVVGPENILNHHDELLVYECDGYVIEKKVPDVVVFPTSTEHVVAIVKVCNAHDVPFVPRGAGTSLAGGTLPVGGGVMICLTRMKRILEINARDRYAIVEPGAVNVWLTRALAGTGVHFAPDPSSQTACTIGGNVATNAGGPHTLKYGVTVNHVRGVEIVLPDASVVQIGGVAEDDPGYDLTGLVVGSEGTFGIVTKVIVGLTRNPEGGRTLLGVFDSVESATEAVSGIIAAGIVPAALEMLDNIMVRAVEDAFHFGFPVEAGAVLIMEVDGVEAAMDREAQAITEVVHAHGGKVDKAIAWRTRKEPEYMAIWKSRKSAFGAIGRVSPTFCTQDGVVPRTMLPNILRFMEGVSKRYDIRIANVFHAGDGNIHPILMFDERDPDQVKRVLEASHEILEECIRLGGSVTGEHGIGVEKMAMMPKLFTPDDLAAMAAVRDAFNPDGRCSPSKLLPTGGHCIERASPGRRASA
- a CDS encoding FAD-binding oxidoreductase: MNRDEEAGWPEAPGAGPLGDGRWATETLHPRTVDEVCEVVRGQAEAGRAIYPQGGRTALHYGRPPGRPGAAIDVTGLNQVIDYPHADMTITIQAGATVAALRSILGEHRQRLLIDVPQADRATLGGVYATNASGPRRFGLGRPRDQIIGVSFVTSEGVAVKGGGRVVKNVAGYDFPKLLTGSMGTLGVITQLTLKVRPLPEASALVWLRVPDVGRIDALLAAFDTSATRPVAIELLNPAASRIIGGAAGAAADSWVLAVGLEDGVDSVNWQIDRLGTDFGGLDFEVFRDAGSESLWSALIEFQAGEPGPIGCVANLRPSRVAAFVGDLDPERWAVQAHAGNGVVRMQAIGECTEDQAAREIDARRAAAVRDGGNLIVARCPTAWKDRLRVWGEPRADWALARRVKQALDPRGLMNPGRFVGDI